The Oryza glaberrima chromosome 9, OglaRS2, whole genome shotgun sequence genome includes a window with the following:
- the LOC127784797 gene encoding transcription factor bHLH94-like isoform X1 yields MALEAVLLSRGDLFGRRRCAMEGGGGGGGGGGWSSPFSGFEGVMDLDGGNWDAAACSSMLLHGFQEIEIPAAAAAAAAMAPPPPPVEPANCAENAGGVGDHQEDQAAVAAAATAVQAGRRKRRRARAAKNKEEVESQRMTHIAVERNRRKQMNEYLAVLRSLMPPSYAQRGDQASIVGGAINFVKELEQLLQSLEARKSSRQCAAHDAAAAAAPFASFFTFPQYSMSAATAAAPVAPVVNEVHGRDDGGAGTAEAEASGSKPSAVADVEVTMVESHANLRVLSRRRPRQLLRLVVALQGHRLTVLHLNMTSAGHMVLYSFSLKVEDDCQLTSVDEIATAAHQIIEKIQEEQGCSLD; encoded by the exons ATGGCACTGGAGGCCGTGCTGCTCTCGCGTGGTGATCTGtttggtcgtcgtcgttgcgccatggaaggaggaggaggtggtggaggtggaggtggttggAGCAGCCCGTTCAGTGGCTTCGAGGGAGTGATGGATTTGGACGGCGGCAACTGGGACGCCGCCGCGTGCTCATCGATGCTTCTGCATGGCTTCCAGGAGATAGAGATccctgcggccgccgccgctgctgctgccatggcgccgccgccgccgccggtagaGCCTGCTAATTGCGCGGAGAATGCAGGAGGGGTTGGTGATCATCAGGAGGATCaggctgcggtggcggcagcggcgacggcggtgcaggcggggaggaggaagcggcggcgggcgagggcggcgaagaacaaggaggaggtggagagccAGCGGATGACCCACATTGCCGTCGAGCGCAACCGCCGCAAGCAGATGAACGAGTACCTCGCCGTGCTCCGCTCCCTCATGCCGCCGTCCTACGCGCAAAGG GGTGATCAGGCGTCCATCGTCGGCGGCGCAATCAACTTCGTCAAGGAGCTGGAGCAGCTGCTCCAGTCGCTGGAGGCGCGGAAGAGTTCCCGGCAATGCGCGGCCCacgacgcggcggcagcggcggcgccgttcgCCAGCTTCTTCACCTTCCCGCAGTACTCGatgagcgccgccaccgccgcggcgccggtggcTCCCGTTGTGAACGAGGTGCACGGCCGTGACGACGGCGGAGCAGGcaccgccgaggccgaggcgtCAGGGTCGAAGCCGTCGGCGGTGGCCGACGTCGAGGTGACCATGGTGGAGAGCCACGCCAACCTGCGGGTGCTgtcacggcggcggccgaggcagCTGCTCCGGCTGGTGGTGGCGCTGCAGGGCCACCGGCTCACCGTGCTCCACCTCAACATGACCAGCGCCGGCCACATGGTTCTCTACTCGTTCAGCctcaag GTGGAGGATGATTGCCAGCTTACGTCTGTGGATGAGATTGCAACCGCCGCTCATCAGATCATTGAGAAGATTCAAGAAGAGCAGGGCTGTAGTTTAGATTAG
- the LOC127784797 gene encoding transcription factor bHLH94-like isoform X2 has product MALEAVLLSRGDLFGRRRCAMEGGGGGGGGGGWSSPFSGFEGVMDLDGGNWDAAACSSMLLHGFQEIEIPAAAAAAAAMAPPPPPVEPANCAENAGGVGDHQEDQAAVAAAATAVQAGRRKRRRARAAKNKEEVESQRMTHIAVERNRRKQMNEYLAVLRSLMPPSYAQRGDQASIVGGAINFVKELEQLLQSLEARKSSRQCAAHDAAAAAAPFASFFTFPQYSMSAATAAAPVAPVVNEVHGRDDGGAGTAEAEASGSKPSAVADVEVTMVESHANLRVLSRRRPRQLLRLVVALQGHRLTVLHLNMTSAGHMVLYSFSLKVSVHFVSCFVLHNCSKFPHLFTLMELSWSS; this is encoded by the exons ATGGCACTGGAGGCCGTGCTGCTCTCGCGTGGTGATCTGtttggtcgtcgtcgttgcgccatggaaggaggaggaggtggtggaggtggaggtggttggAGCAGCCCGTTCAGTGGCTTCGAGGGAGTGATGGATTTGGACGGCGGCAACTGGGACGCCGCCGCGTGCTCATCGATGCTTCTGCATGGCTTCCAGGAGATAGAGATccctgcggccgccgccgctgctgctgccatggcgccgccgccgccgccggtagaGCCTGCTAATTGCGCGGAGAATGCAGGAGGGGTTGGTGATCATCAGGAGGATCaggctgcggtggcggcagcggcgacggcggtgcaggcggggaggaggaagcggcggcgggcgagggcggcgaagaacaaggaggaggtggagagccAGCGGATGACCCACATTGCCGTCGAGCGCAACCGCCGCAAGCAGATGAACGAGTACCTCGCCGTGCTCCGCTCCCTCATGCCGCCGTCCTACGCGCAAAGG GGTGATCAGGCGTCCATCGTCGGCGGCGCAATCAACTTCGTCAAGGAGCTGGAGCAGCTGCTCCAGTCGCTGGAGGCGCGGAAGAGTTCCCGGCAATGCGCGGCCCacgacgcggcggcagcggcggcgccgttcgCCAGCTTCTTCACCTTCCCGCAGTACTCGatgagcgccgccaccgccgcggcgccggtggcTCCCGTTGTGAACGAGGTGCACGGCCGTGACGACGGCGGAGCAGGcaccgccgaggccgaggcgtCAGGGTCGAAGCCGTCGGCGGTGGCCGACGTCGAGGTGACCATGGTGGAGAGCCACGCCAACCTGCGGGTGCTgtcacggcggcggccgaggcagCTGCTCCGGCTGGTGGTGGCGCTGCAGGGCCACCGGCTCACCGTGCTCCACCTCAACATGACCAGCGCCGGCCACATGGTTCTCTACTCGTTCAGCctcaag GTTTCCGTGCATTTTGTATCTTGCTTTGTCTTGCACAACTGCTCCAAATTCCCCCATCTGTTTACTTTAATGGAGCTCAGCTGGAGTAGCTAA
- the LOC127784797 gene encoding transcription factor bHLH94-like isoform X3: MALEAVLLSRGDLFGRRRCAMEGGGGGGGGGGWSSPFSGFEGVMDLDGGNWDAAACSSMLLHGFQEIEIPAAAAAAAAMAPPPPPVEPANCAENAGGVGDHQEDQAAVAAAATAVQAGRRKRRRARAAKNKEEVESQRMTHIAVERNRRKQMNEYLAVLRSLMPPSYAQRGDQASIVGGAINFVKELEQLLQSLEARKSSRQCAAHDAAAAAAPFASFFTFPQYSMSAATAAAPVAPVVNEVHGRDDGGAGTAEAEASGSKPSAVADVEVTMVESHANLRVLSRRRPRQLLRLVVALQGHRLTVLHLNMTSAGHMVLYSFSLKLE; the protein is encoded by the exons ATGGCACTGGAGGCCGTGCTGCTCTCGCGTGGTGATCTGtttggtcgtcgtcgttgcgccatggaaggaggaggaggtggtggaggtggaggtggttggAGCAGCCCGTTCAGTGGCTTCGAGGGAGTGATGGATTTGGACGGCGGCAACTGGGACGCCGCCGCGTGCTCATCGATGCTTCTGCATGGCTTCCAGGAGATAGAGATccctgcggccgccgccgctgctgctgccatggcgccgccgccgccgccggtagaGCCTGCTAATTGCGCGGAGAATGCAGGAGGGGTTGGTGATCATCAGGAGGATCaggctgcggtggcggcagcggcgacggcggtgcaggcggggaggaggaagcggcggcgggcgagggcggcgaagaacaaggaggaggtggagagccAGCGGATGACCCACATTGCCGTCGAGCGCAACCGCCGCAAGCAGATGAACGAGTACCTCGCCGTGCTCCGCTCCCTCATGCCGCCGTCCTACGCGCAAAGG GGTGATCAGGCGTCCATCGTCGGCGGCGCAATCAACTTCGTCAAGGAGCTGGAGCAGCTGCTCCAGTCGCTGGAGGCGCGGAAGAGTTCCCGGCAATGCGCGGCCCacgacgcggcggcagcggcggcgccgttcgCCAGCTTCTTCACCTTCCCGCAGTACTCGatgagcgccgccaccgccgcggcgccggtggcTCCCGTTGTGAACGAGGTGCACGGCCGTGACGACGGCGGAGCAGGcaccgccgaggccgaggcgtCAGGGTCGAAGCCGTCGGCGGTGGCCGACGTCGAGGTGACCATGGTGGAGAGCCACGCCAACCTGCGGGTGCTgtcacggcggcggccgaggcagCTGCTCCGGCTGGTGGTGGCGCTGCAGGGCCACCGGCTCACCGTGCTCCACCTCAACATGACCAGCGCCGGCCACATGGTTCTCTACTCGTTCAGCctcaag CTGGAGTAG